In Rhodopirellula bahusiensis, the DNA window ACGGGAAGATTCCGCATAAAAAACGCGAGGGCGTGATCGACCAGTTCAAGAACGATCCCAACAGCCACATCATTTTGATGAGCTACGGTGCCGGCAGCGTGGGGTTGAACCTGCAATTTTGCCGTTACGTGTTCTTGTTCGATCGATGGTGGAACCCTGCGATCGAAGATCAGGCGATCAACCGGGCTCACCGCATCGGAGCGGCAGGCAGCGTGACGGTTTCTCGAATGATGGCGATCAACACGATCGAGCAACGCATTGCGTCGGTGCTGGACCAGAAACGCGAAATGTTCGACATGCTTTTCGCGGATCAACGCGACGCTTCGAAGAACGCAGCGGGCGACGGTCCGGCAAAGTCGGGACCTCTTTCCAAGGCTGGTGGATTGTCACGAGACGAAATCTTCGGGCTGTTCGACTTGCGGGCACCCGGCGGCAAAAAGGTGGCTTGAGTGGAGGTCTGCTCTGGGAGACGTGTTAAAGCGGTTGTAGCTGAATTCGCCAGAATTCAGAGGCTCGAGTTGGTTGGCAGTCCGAATTCTCGCGAATCCGGCTACGGGAGTGAGTTTGCAGCAACTGGGTGAGTTCGCGCGGGGGCATTCCAGGCTCCCGGCGTCTTTTGGCTGCAGCAACTTTGCCCAGTTTGACAGGTGGTTTGTTCTCACCCGAAAGACATCGCAAACTTCTTTGGACGATGGCTTCATTTCTAAGTAGTGAACGGATGGTGACTTCCGTCGTTGGCCGTCGTCGCAAGCCGCAGAAACGGCTGCGTTTTCGAAGAAAGGGGCTTTTCGCGATGCGGGCAATCGCAATGGTTCGCGGCAACGCAATTTCGCCGGTGCCGCACAGGAATGTGACTCGTATCTGGACCAAGGATTGGCTCCACCGGCTCCTTTTCTTCAGGAGTGTTGAATGTCTCGATTGTTTGAAGCGTCCCGTCTGTCAGAAACGAATTCGTTGACCGAACTCGTGCGAGGCTTTGTGCCTCGATTGTTTGTGCCGCATCTGCCCGCTCTGATTGCCATCGGTGGAGTCACCTGCGGAACGCTGCTGGTGACGCCAACGGAAGTGAATGCCGCCAATGGTAGAGTCGTTCAGACGGCGACAATCCCAACGGGATCCGGTTGCACCAATTGCGGCCAAAACCGCAGCGTGGTGACACGTTCGCCTGTTTCGAGCCGAACCGTGTCGGTGGGAACTCCGGTGCAACACGGACAAGTGATCCACTCGGGCCCGGTCGTTCACCAGGGACCAGTCTCCCGTCAGGGAACCGAGATCTATCGGGGCCAAGCCACGCATCAAGGCCAGGTGATTTACCAAACGAGCAAACCTTCGGTGATGCCGGTCTCGCACTCGGTGCCCAGCTCACGTCGCGTCGGTGGTGCGGTTTCGAATGTCTTGACGACTTTGAACGCACAACGGTCTCGACAAGGACTACGTGGTCTTGCGTATGATCCGCAATTGCAAGCGGTCGCGGAACGGCGTGCTCAGTTGATGGCGTCGACAGGTTTGAAAACTCATCCGTCAGGATCGTTTGCCCCCGGACGCTATGAGGGCGTCGGATGGAGCAGTTCCCACACGCCCGCCGGAGTTTCGGCTTGTTACACCAGCGACCCCAACATGCGAGTGGCAGGAGCGGCGATGGCACGCGGTCGCGATGGCGTTTACTTCTGCGTCGTGTATCGCTGATTCCCGTGATGGTGATGGCCGTCGCTCTGGCTGAGTCGGCGGTTGTGCCATCGGGTTCGATAGGATGTCTGGCGCGGTGCAGTGGGCAAATACCGCTGACCGCGCCGCAGATCACGCCGGCGACCAGCGTCGAAATGACGCCCGATCAAGCTCGCCAATCAGTTCAGTGGTTGGCGGATCAACTTCTCAAACATGTCCCCGATGGCTTTGACGGCGATGATGATTGGGGCAAGACAAAATCGTTGTGGGCGGGCGTGAAAGTCCGCCGCGAAGGTTGGAAGCTGAAAACCAACCGACGCCGCAAAGAGGTTCGGCACGGACGTTGGGTCCGCTATGACGTCACGTTGCCGGAGCTCACCGAGCTCCAACGCCCCATCTCAACAGCCGAATCAACACTTCACCCTCCCTCTGGGAGGGTCGAGCAAAGCGAGGGGAGGGCCGAGCATGACCTCCGCGCGCCCGCCAACCCTAGACGGTTTTCCGCATTGGCATGGCCATCCACCCTGCCCCTCGGCGCGTCGGGGACGCTGGCCCAATCTCCGCTTACGATTCGTTCCGTTGTTCCTTCCACAACGCCGTCCGGCAATCCAGGTTGGCTCGTCGATGCCGTTGTGCGAACGCCCGCGAAATTTCACATTCGGCTGGAACGTTGGAACCTGGGTGTGCAGGCTTTTAGCATCAGCGTCGATGGCACGATGGACGTGAACCTAGACTGCCAGTTTGTGATGGGCATGTCCGCCGACTACAGCGAAGTGCCTCCCGCGATTCAGTTGGATGTGAACGTCGAGCAAGCCAACATGCGGATGGATCGATTCAACGTCGAACGAATCAGCAAGCTGGGCGGTGACGCGGCGGAAGAGCTGGGCAACTTAGCGGAGGACACGTTGATTCGGTTGTGGCTCAAGAAAGAGAACACTCGTTTGGCCGATCGTTTGAACGACGCGATCGCGAAACATCAATCCGACCTACGGTGGTCGATGATGCAATGGTTGGGACAATGGCACTCGGCGTCGTTGCCATCAGCTGATGCGGACAGCACCACCCGCTGACCATCTCTGACTCCTCTGCAAGCGTGGTCTGATTCCGGGCCTCGATTGAATTCCCCAGCCGATCACCAAGATCCGCCCATGAACTTTCTCTGCCACGCCATTCCATACTTGGATGATCCGGTGATGGCGGTCTCGACAGGCATTCCAGACTTCTTGTCCGTGATCGATCGCAAGATCCGAGCTCGCGGTCGTTTGGCGGCTACATTCATCGAGGATGCCGATCCGGTGCTTCGGCAAGTCGCTCGCGGCGTGTTGGCCCACGTCGACGATGACCAGTGGTTTCATGGGGGCGAGACGTTTGCGCGGATGAACCTGGAGTTCGCCGTTCAGCTGCGTGATCTGTTGCCTGGCGATGCGGGGTTTCGGCCCAGTTTTGTGGGACACATTTTGATTGAGATGTTGCTGGATGCGAATTTGATCGAGGACCAGCCCGAGATCGGCGAGCGGTACTGCGCAATGTTTGATGAGGTGCCTCAGGACGAAATTGCGGCGTCGGTTCAGCGAATCACCGGCAAATCGACGGACAAGATCCCCGCGACGCTGCAGCGGTTCGCTTCCACCCGGTTCTTGTACGATTACTTGGCCGACGACACACTGCTGATGCGGCTGAACCAGGTCATGGCCCGAGTCGGGTTGGTGGCATTGCCCAATGCCGTTCGCGATTGGTTGCCAAAAGCACGCCAAGAGGTGCGACTTCAGCACGCACGTCTGCTCGCCCCCGGAGGTCGTCCGATGGCCTATCCTGAGCTGACTCGGGCTTCCTCAGGCAAGCCCGCAGACACGAACACCCGTTGAAATTCCCCTTTCGAGAACTCTGTAGAGAAGAACATTATGAAGTACGGCATGAACCTGCTGTTGTGGTCCGGCGAAGTCACCGAGGAAATGTTGCCCGTTTGCGAGCAGCTCAAAGGAATCGGATACGACAGCGTCGAATTGCCAATGTTCAATCTCGATCTGGACTACGCCAAGATCGGCAAGCGTCTCGATGAGATCGGATTGGGACGAACCGCCGTCACGATTCGCGGCGAAGAAGACAACCCCATCTCTTGCGATCCCGCGGTGCGAGCCAAGGGCGTCGAGCTGAATAAGAAGACGTTGGATTGCTGTGCCGCCGCCGGCGTTGAGATCTTGGTCGGCCCTTATCACTCGGCGATCGGATTGTTCAGCGGTGCTGGACCCACCGAAGATGAGTGGAAGTGGGGCGTTGAATCCATGCGAGCAACCGCCGAATACGCCGAGACCGTTGGCGTGAAATTGGGCGTCGAAGCTCTGAACCGTTTTGAGTGCTACCTGCTGAACTGCCACGGCGACTCGGCCCGCTTTGCTCGCGAGGTGGATCATCCATCTTGTGGCATCATGTACGACACCTTCCACAGCAACATCGAAGAGAAATCGATCACCGAAGCGATCCAGGCCGGCGGTGACAAGCTGTTCCACATTCACATCAGCGAGAACGACCGTAGCACACCGGGCAAAGGCGGCGTGAACTGGAAAGAGAACTTCGACGCGATCGTGCAATCGGGCTACGACGGTTACCTGACCATCGAAGCGTTCGGGTTGGCTCTGCCGGAAATCGCCGCCGCAACCAAGATTTGGCGGAAGATGTTCTCCGACGAGCTGACACTCGCCAAAGAGGGCCTCGAGTTCATGAAAGCTGAATTGGCCGCACGGAACGCCTGATCTGAAATCAGCTGATTTCGGGCCCTCCCGATTCGCGGAGGGCCCGAAATAGACTGCCTAAACGGCAAACAACACCGGTTTCGGTCGATCTCCCCTGACCGGCCGCCTTCCGCGCCAGATCAGAGAAATATCTACGAAACCACCCAGGCGGGGGTGTGGTGCCGGATTTCGCGTGGCTACATTGTTCCCACGTGTATCGCACCAGGCTCGCCGGGGGGTCCCCGATCAATTGGCGAGAGATCACGTGCGTGAGACTGGAAATCACCGATCTTTGAAAGTTGGATGTCTCCCAGATGTGCTTGCTTGCTGTTCAGTACCGTTTGGTTCCCGAAAGTCCTATCCTCGTTGCGGCCAACCGCGAAGAGTATGTGGACCGCCCGAGCCAAACGCCGTCCATTCAATCCGGTAAACCACGCGTGTTGTGTGGAATCGACCAAAAGGCCGGTGGAACTTGGTTGGGGGTAAACCAAAACGGTTTGTTTGTTGGTTTAACCAATCGTGCCACCGCGACGCCTTTGTTCGGACAACGGTCTCGTGGCCAACTGGCGATGGATTTATTGCGTTGCACCTCTTCACGTCGTGCACTCGAAAAAGCCCACGCTGAGTTCGCTAAAAATCGCTACGAAGGTTGCAATATCATCTTGGCCGACGCCAAAGCTGGTTTTGCAATTCACGCCGATGAACGTCAAGAAGTCGTCGAGTTGCAAGAAGGCCTGAATATCATCGGTGCTCGCAACTTGAACGACCCAGACGACGGACGCGTTCAGTTGGCTCGCCGCCTGTTAACCCTTCAGACGCTGGACTCGCCAGTGAAGTTCCTGGCGGTCGCCAGCAAAGTGTTCGCACGTTCGCCGGTCGGCCAAGGTCGACCAAGCATGGTCATTCGCAACGGTGACTACGCGACCGTCAGCAGCACGCTGATCGCGTTGGGCGTCAAACCACGCGATGCGATCTATCAGTTCAGCAGCGGTGCTCCGGACGAGAGCAAGTACGAAGATTACTCGCCAATGTTACGAGATATCCTCAGTCGCGGTCTTCGCGAGGCTCGCACCAAGGCCAAGGTCGGCTCCTGATCTGATTCTGGTTTGAACCGTCTTTGACGGCACTTAAAGAACGTTACGCCAAGGCAGCAAGTCACGCTTGTTGCCTTGGCGTTTTTTTGTGCGCTGGCTGCCCTCACGGCGCTGAAGCGGAAGTCGCTCGGGAACCTTGTCTTGGACGGTCTGACGAGAAAGTTTCGGTGGAATCCGAAAAAAAAGAAAATTTAAGTGTGTTTTTCACGGGTGGAAGTTCTCGCCTGTCTGGTTTTCGTTCGCTACCTATTTTGTCGCGTCAGTGGGTAAGACCGAGCGTCATTGCATAGACTACGGGGTTTAGATGCCCCACGCGAATATCGCGCCACTTTTTGATGACGCGGAACACCCCTCCAATTCGAGTTTGACTTTAGCACTTCGATCCCCCACTATCAGCGGTGTTGTTGCGGAAAGGCGCTTTTCAGGGCTTCAGCGAGCTTTCAAGTGCCTTTGTTGGCTTCGGTCTCTGGTCACTTCGTTTCGATTGGTGGGGATGATGAAATTCGTTTCAATGTTCGGTAAGTCTTTGTTAGCACTTTTGTTGATCGGCATGTGGGTTGGCTGTGAAGCCGAACAAACAGTGATCACCGAAGATGAGGACGCATTCGCGGCCTACGACGCTGAGATGGCGGGAGCAGAAGCGGAAGCTGCCGAGAACGCCGAAGAAGTGGCTCCCTAGCCGCACCACGTGAGCTCGTGCATGCGGACGCACCCACGCTGACACCTTTCAGCTTGAGATTTCGAGCTGGAAGCAATCGCTGATCACAACCATTGCCGTCGGCGATCTTTCTCTCTTTTCCTCATTCATGGTTCGGTGAAATGATGATTCGACAAAGCGGACTTCTGTTTCCGCAGCAGCGAAAGAACAACGAAAGCCGTCAACGTGACGGTTTCACCCTGGTCGAGCTGCTGGTGGTGATTGCCATCATTGGCGTTTTGGTTGGGCTGCTGTTGCCGGCTGTGCAGGCAGCACGCGAGGCGGCTCGCCGGATGAGTTGCAGCAACAATTTCAAGCAGATTGGCTTGGGCGTTCACAACTACCACGCGGCCTACAACCAAATGCCGATGCACGGCACGGGAGCCACAAACGAGACGAATGATTTATGGTCATTGGCGGACGACCATGGGACCGCTCCAGCACCACCGGTTGGATTCAGCCGGCACATGCTCAGCTACATGGTTGGCATCTTGCCGTTCATTGAGCAGCAAGGCATGTGGGAGCATATTTCCAACCCACTGACGGACGAAGCCAATCGGACTTGGCCCGCGATGGGACCCGCTCCCTACGCGGTTCGCTACATGCCTTGGCGGACCGATGTGCCGACCTATCGATGCCCCAGTGATCCCGGTCGGGGGCTGCCAACGGTCGGACGCAGCAACTACGCCGCCTGCACTGGCGACGCGACCAGCCGGACTCAACTCGGTGTCTCGCGGTTCAACGGTGGGCAAAGTCGTTGGCGATACCAGGATGAAAATTGGCTGATGCGTCAATGTCGGGCCAATCTTCGAGGTGTCTTTGTGCCACGCGGGAACACTCGTTTTCGCGACATCCTTGATGGAACGTCGAACACCATCATGTGCGGCGAGATCGTGACGGACTTGGGCGACCGAGACATCCGCTCGGCAGCGTCGTTGAACAATGGCGGTCACGGCGGCCAGTGGGGCAACGGCATCATGGGCAATCCCAAAACTTGCGAAGACAATGCTCTGATCGATCCCGCTCGCCCCGGGTTTTGGCTGTCCGGCACAGCTGTCAGCGGTGGTGCCACGACACGCGGTGGACGATGGGCCGACTTTCGTCCTCTCTACTCGCAGTTCCTCTGCATCCTTCCGCCCAACAGTGAGGTTTGCTTGGGCGGAAACCATGGCACCGAAGGCATCACAACCGCCAGCAGCCGACACCAAGGCGGCGTGCATGTGTTGATGGCCGATGGTGCGGTGAAGTTCATCACCGACTCGATCGAGGCCGGAAATAGCCGGGCGGAAACGATCTGGCATCGCAACGCTTCGCAAGAAAGCAGCAATCCACCCGGATCAGCCAGCCCCTACGGATTGTGGGGTTCCCTGGGAACTCGTGCTGCACGAGAAGTGATTGCCGAAGAGTTTTGACTCTTAGTCTTAGTTCTCACGCAACTTTGCGTTTTCTTTGAAACAACAACGCCCGGCGTATCGTCTGATATGTCGGGCGTTTCTCATGTTTCGCCGATTTGGCCCGCTTTTACTGTGCGAAATTGTCATTTGCCGAGCTACAACGTTCCGCTTATTGTGGTTGGGACTGCACCCTTCGCTGGTGTCACGGCGTTCGGCGATGCCATTGGGAGGACGACACTCTGTTGTTGAGCCCACCGGCGGTCGACGGTTCTGAACGCGATTCACCAGTGCAATCGTTCATTGACTTGCTGCAAGACTTTGCTGACTAAGAGCGAAGTTGCCTTTCCTTTGTTTGTCTGCTCATGACACAACGTTTTTATCTCTTCTGTTTTGCTGCCACTTGGCTTGGAACCGGTTTCGGGACTTGGTCGTCCGCGTCTGCCGTCGACTTTGCCGATGACATTCAGCCGATCTTGAACGAACACTGCGTGGCCTGTCACGGCGGTGTCAAGCAAGCCGCCGACCTATCGTTCATTCATCGCGACAGTGCGTTGGCGGTGATCGAACCCGGCGACGTCGATGGTTCCTACATGATCGATCGGATTCTGTCGGATGACGAATCGGAGATCATGCCGCC includes these proteins:
- a CDS encoding CAP domain-containing protein; translated protein: MSRLFEASRLSETNSLTELVRGFVPRLFVPHLPALIAIGGVTCGTLLVTPTEVNAANGRVVQTATIPTGSGCTNCGQNRSVVTRSPVSSRTVSVGTPVQHGQVIHSGPVVHQGPVSRQGTEIYRGQATHQGQVIYQTSKPSVMPVSHSVPSSRRVGGAVSNVLTTLNAQRSRQGLRGLAYDPQLQAVAERRAQLMASTGLKTHPSGSFAPGRYEGVGWSSSHTPAGVSACYTSDPNMRVAGAAMARGRDGVYFCVVYR
- a CDS encoding sugar phosphate isomerase/epimerase family protein — its product is MKYGMNLLLWSGEVTEEMLPVCEQLKGIGYDSVELPMFNLDLDYAKIGKRLDEIGLGRTAVTIRGEEDNPISCDPAVRAKGVELNKKTLDCCAAAGVEILVGPYHSAIGLFSGAGPTEDEWKWGVESMRATAEYAETVGVKLGVEALNRFECYLLNCHGDSARFAREVDHPSCGIMYDTFHSNIEEKSITEAIQAGGDKLFHIHISENDRSTPGKGGVNWKENFDAIVQSGYDGYLTIEAFGLALPEIAAATKIWRKMFSDELTLAKEGLEFMKAELAARNA
- a CDS encoding NRDE family protein is translated as MCLLAVQYRLVPESPILVAANREEYVDRPSQTPSIQSGKPRVLCGIDQKAGGTWLGVNQNGLFVGLTNRATATPLFGQRSRGQLAMDLLRCTSSRRALEKAHAEFAKNRYEGCNIILADAKAGFAIHADERQEVVELQEGLNIIGARNLNDPDDGRVQLARRLLTLQTLDSPVKFLAVASKVFARSPVGQGRPSMVIRNGDYATVSSTLIALGVKPRDAIYQFSSGAPDESKYEDYSPMLRDILSRGLREARTKAKVGS
- a CDS encoding DUF1559 family PulG-like putative transporter, with product MMIRQSGLLFPQQRKNNESRQRDGFTLVELLVVIAIIGVLVGLLLPAVQAAREAARRMSCSNNFKQIGLGVHNYHAAYNQMPMHGTGATNETNDLWSLADDHGTAPAPPVGFSRHMLSYMVGILPFIEQQGMWEHISNPLTDEANRTWPAMGPAPYAVRYMPWRTDVPTYRCPSDPGRGLPTVGRSNYAACTGDATSRTQLGVSRFNGGQSRWRYQDENWLMRQCRANLRGVFVPRGNTRFRDILDGTSNTIMCGEIVTDLGDRDIRSAASLNNGGHGGQWGNGIMGNPKTCEDNALIDPARPGFWLSGTAVSGGATTRGGRWADFRPLYSQFLCILPPNSEVCLGGNHGTEGITTASSRHQGGVHVLMADGAVKFITDSIEAGNSRAETIWHRNASQESSNPPGSASPYGLWGSLGTRAAREVIAEEF